The sequence below is a genomic window from Candidatus Krumholzibacteriia bacterium.
GCTCCGGGGTCTCGTTGGCCGCGTTCCAGGCCCGGGAGACGCCGCTCGGCAAGTACGGGTTGCCACGCTGATCCATGACATAGAAGAGACCGGAGTAGATGAGATCCCGCGCCAGGGTCTCCCGGCCTTCTCCGGCTTGCCGTTGCACCGCGTCTTCGCCGCCGGCGACGCTGGGCTCGCCGATCTGGATGCTCATGCGCCGGTAGGCGCCGCCCTTGATGTCGAGCTGGTACTCGTTGCCCTGGCCCCACGCCGCCGCGGCCCCCAGAGCGAGGAGCCCCGCGACCAGCGGCGCCCATCGCCTGCCACGCTTCTCGCGGTTCGTTCGTTGCATGCCCCTCCCGCGGGTCAGTAGACCTGAGTGAAGGTCAAGGTGATGCCGATGCTGGTCGCCCCGAGCTCTTCCGGCAGGGGCGGCAGCGGCGACGAGACTTCGATGGCCCGGCGTGCTTCGATGTCGTAGCGGAAGTGGTTCGACAAGCCCGCCGGCTCCAGCTGCGTCACTTCCCCACTCGACTCGATGCGGAAATGGAAGACCGCCCGCATCTCGCCGCTCCGCCCCACCGCGGCCGGGGGTCGCCAGTTCGCCGCGATCTTATCGCGCAGTTGCACCAGATACCACGGCGCATTCGCGCCCAACACCCCACCCTCGACCCCGATGCCCGTGCCGCTCCCGGCCCCGGTGGCACCGCCGGTGGGCGTGTCGCTCGCGCCCCCCGGTCCTGCCGCGGCGGCGCTGGCGGGCTTCTTCTTCTCCGTTTTCGGCTTCTCCGCCGACTTGGGTGCATCGGTCTCCTCCGGCCGGAGCGAGGGCACGTCGTCTTTCGGCGGCGGCAGCAAGCCTTCGCGGCTCGGCTCCTTGACGATGTTTTTCTCCGGCTGCGGCTTCTTCTGTTCCACCGGCTCGGGTGCCTCGGGCTGCACCGGCAGCGGCTGTGGCTGGTGCGCCGCCGCGGG
It includes:
- a CDS encoding TonB C-terminal domain-containing protein, with the translated sequence MSARSHAMRRPYWISALGHTTLLGALVFASGIGSPRLFVEGVNIVLPPSGTGPGEVKPEPAAAHQPQPLPVQPEAPEPVEQKKPQPEKNIVKEPSREGLLPPPKDDVPSLRPEETDAPKSAEKPKTEKKKPASAAAAGPGGASDTPTGGATGAGSGTGIGVEGGVLGANAPWYLVQLRDKIAANWRPPAAVGRSGEMRAVFHFRIESSGEVTQLEPAGLSNHFRYDIEARRAIEVSSPLPPLPEELGATSIGITLTFTQVY